The following proteins come from a genomic window of Citrobacter europaeus:
- the xthA gene encoding exodeoxyribonuclease III: protein MKFVSFNINGLRARPHQLAAIVEKHQPDVIGLQETKVHDDMFPLEEVAKLGYNVFYHGQKGHYGVALLTKETPIAVRRGFPGDGEEAQRRIIMAEIPSPLGSITVINGYFPQGESRDHETKFPAKAAFYQNLQNYLETELKRDNPVLIMGDMNISPTDLDIGIGEENRKRWLRTGKCSFLPEEREWMERLLGWGLVDTYRHAYPEKNDQFSWFDYRSKGFDDNRGLRIDLLLASNPLAERCEETGIDYEIRSMEKPSDHAPVWAKFRV, encoded by the coding sequence ATGAAATTTGTCTCTTTTAATATCAACGGCCTGCGCGCCCGTCCCCATCAACTGGCAGCCATTGTCGAAAAACACCAACCGGATGTTATTGGCTTACAGGAGACAAAGGTCCACGACGATATGTTCCCTCTCGAAGAGGTAGCAAAGCTCGGTTACAACGTCTTTTATCATGGACAGAAAGGTCATTACGGCGTGGCGCTGTTAACGAAAGAAACGCCAATCGCGGTGCGTCGTGGCTTCCCGGGCGATGGCGAGGAAGCGCAGCGTCGTATCATCATGGCGGAAATTCCATCCCCGCTGGGCAGCATCACGGTGATCAACGGCTATTTCCCGCAGGGCGAAAGCCGTGACCATGAAACTAAATTCCCGGCCAAAGCCGCGTTTTATCAGAACCTACAAAACTATCTGGAGACAGAACTGAAACGCGACAATCCGGTGTTGATCATGGGCGATATGAATATCAGCCCTACCGACCTCGATATCGGCATCGGCGAAGAGAACCGTAAACGCTGGCTGCGGACCGGTAAATGTTCCTTCCTGCCGGAAGAGCGCGAGTGGATGGAGCGCCTGCTGGGCTGGGGTCTGGTAGATACCTATCGCCACGCTTATCCTGAAAAGAACGACCAGTTCTCGTGGTTTGATTACCGCTCAAAAGGCTTTGACGATAACCGTGGCCTGCGTATCGATCTTCTGCTGGCGAGCAACCCACTGGCGGAGCGCTGCGAAGAAACCGGCATCGACTATGAAATTCGCAGCATGGAAAAACCGTCCGATCATGCGCCTGTATGGGCTAAATTCCGCGTCTGA
- the astA gene encoding arginine N-succinyltransferase, translated as MMVIRPIERADITALMQLASKTGGGLTSLPANEATLMARIERSLQTWRGELPKSEQGYVFVLEDSASGTVAGICAIEVAVGLNDPWYNYRVGTLVHASKELNVYNALPTLFLSNDHTGSSELCTLFLDPDWRKEGNGYLLSKSRFMFMAAFRDRFNEKVVAEMRGVIDEHGYSPFWQSLGKRFFSMEFSRADFLCGTGQKAFIAELMPKHPIYTHFLSDEAQSVIGQVHPQTAPARAVLEKEGFRYRNYVDIFDGGPTLECDIDRVRAIRKSRLVEVAEGQPAPGDYPACLVANENYQNFRVMLVRADPDTQRLVLTAAQLDALKCHAGDHVRFVRLCAEEKTA; from the coding sequence ATGATGGTGATTCGTCCCATTGAACGCGCGGATATCACTGCGTTGATGCAGCTTGCCAGTAAGACCGGCGGCGGATTGACTTCGCTACCGGCGAATGAAGCTACGCTAATGGCGCGTATCGAACGTTCGCTACAAACCTGGCGCGGTGAGTTGCCAAAAAGTGAGCAAGGATATGTGTTTGTGCTGGAAGACAGCGCCAGCGGAACCGTGGCGGGGATTTGCGCCATCGAGGTGGCGGTGGGGCTTAACGACCCCTGGTACAACTACCGGGTCGGTACTCTGGTGCACGCGTCGAAAGAGCTGAACGTATACAACGCGCTGCCGACGCTGTTTCTGAGTAACGATCATACGGGCAGTAGCGAACTTTGCACTCTGTTTCTCGATCCGGACTGGCGTAAAGAGGGCAACGGTTATTTGCTGTCGAAGTCGCGTTTTATGTTTATGGCGGCCTTTCGCGATCGATTCAATGAGAAAGTCGTGGCCGAGATGCGCGGCGTGATCGATGAGCATGGCTACTCTCCGTTCTGGCAAAGCCTCGGCAAACGATTTTTCTCGATGGAGTTTAGCCGGGCGGATTTTCTCTGCGGAACCGGGCAAAAAGCATTCATTGCTGAACTGATGCCTAAGCATCCGATTTATACCCATTTCTTGTCTGATGAAGCGCAAAGCGTGATTGGTCAGGTACATCCGCAAACGGCTCCTGCTCGAGCAGTGCTGGAGAAAGAAGGGTTTCGCTACCGTAACTATGTCGATATTTTCGACGGCGGGCCGACCCTGGAATGTGATATTGACCGGGTGCGGGCTATCCGTAAAAGCCGACTGGTGGAGGTGGCTGAAGGGCAGCCTGCGCCGGGCGATTATCCAGCTTGTCTGGTTGCCAATGAAAATTATCAAAACTTCCGCGTCATGTTGGTTCGTGCCGACCCGGATACTCAGCGTCTGGTACTGACGGCGGCGCAACTGGACGCCCTGAAATGCCATGCGGGCGACCATGTACGTTTTGTGCGTCTTTGTGCAGAGGAGAAAACAGCATGA
- a CDS encoding aspartate aminotransferase family protein, which translates to MSLSITRENFDEWMMPVYAPAPFIPVRGEGSRLWDQQGKEYIDFAGGIAVNALGHAHPALREALNDQASKFWHTGNGYTNEPVLRLAKKLIDATFAERIFFCNSGAEANEAALKLARKYAHDRFGSQKSGIVAFKNAFHGRTLFTVSAGGQPAYSQDFAPLPPDIRHAVYNDLDSASQLIDDTTCAVIVEPVQGEGGVVPATNAFLQGLRELCDRHNALLIFDEVQTGVGRTGELYAYMHYGVTPDLLTTAKALGGGFPIGALLATEHCASVMTVGTHGTTYGGNPLATAVAGKLLEIVNTPEVLNGVKQRHDWFVERINAINERFGLFSEIRGLGLLIGCVLNAEFAGKAKLISQEAAVAGVMVLIAGANVVRFAPALNVSEEEVATGLDRFALACERIKAGGSS; encoded by the coding sequence ATGTCTCTGTCAATTACGCGTGAAAATTTTGATGAATGGATGATGCCCGTATACGCTCCGGCCCCTTTTATTCCGGTGCGTGGTGAAGGTTCACGTCTGTGGGACCAGCAGGGCAAAGAGTATATCGATTTCGCGGGAGGCATTGCGGTTAACGCGCTGGGTCACGCCCATCCGGCATTGCGCGAGGCATTAAATGACCAGGCGAGCAAATTCTGGCATACGGGAAATGGCTACACCAACGAGCCGGTGCTGCGTCTGGCGAAAAAGTTAATTGACGCCACCTTCGCCGAGCGCATTTTCTTCTGTAACTCTGGCGCAGAGGCCAATGAAGCGGCACTAAAACTGGCGCGTAAATATGCTCACGATCGTTTTGGCAGCCAGAAGAGCGGCATTGTAGCGTTTAAAAATGCTTTCCATGGCCGCACGCTCTTTACCGTCAGCGCCGGAGGACAGCCTGCCTATTCACAGGATTTCGCACCGCTGCCGCCGGATATCCGTCATGCCGTATACAACGATCTCGACTCTGCCAGCCAACTGATTGATGACACCACCTGCGCGGTTATCGTGGAGCCGGTGCAGGGTGAAGGCGGCGTGGTGCCGGCAACGAATGCCTTTTTACAGGGGCTGCGTGAATTATGCGATCGCCATAATGCACTGCTGATATTTGATGAAGTTCAGACCGGCGTTGGCCGTACCGGAGAACTGTATGCCTATATGCATTATGGCGTTACGCCGGATCTACTGACGACAGCAAAAGCGCTGGGCGGTGGTTTCCCCATCGGCGCACTGCTGGCGACAGAGCATTGTGCCAGCGTGATGACGGTCGGTACGCACGGTACAACGTACGGCGGAAACCCGCTGGCCACGGCGGTGGCGGGCAAACTGCTGGAAATTGTTAACACGCCGGAAGTGCTCAACGGAGTGAAACAGCGCCACGACTGGTTTGTGGAGCGTATTAACGCCATTAACGAACGTTTTGGACTGTTTAGTGAAATTCGTGGACTCGGACTGCTGATCGGCTGCGTGCTGAACGCGGAATTTGCCGGGAAAGCGAAACTTATCTCGCAAGAAGCGGCCGTTGCCGGGGTGATGGTACTGATTGCTGGTGCTAACGTGGTGCGTTTTGCCCCTGCGTTAAACGTCAGCGAAGAAGAGGTCGCCACCGGGCTGGATCGCTTTGCGCTGGCCTGCGAACGCATTAAAGCAGGAGGTTCATCATGA